In Deltaproteobacteria bacterium HGW-Deltaproteobacteria-2, the following are encoded in one genomic region:
- a CDS encoding indolepyruvate ferredoxin oxidoreductase — translation MNKLLSPAKTEVLFMGNEAIARGALEAGVSVVSGYPGTPSSEVIERLSEVARERNLYVEWSTNEKVALEVAAAASFSGLRSMCVMKQNGVNVASDFLLHLSSSGTRGGIVLVECEDPGALSSVNEGESRYFARMIEIPLLEPANIQEAKDLTRWAFELSEKIRNVVILRSVTRMSHASGNVICGRLPEKTRTALFISDGSFMDPLKGPVVSTPVVIKHNLQQKKIQKAAELFEKSPFNGYSGPKRPELLIITSSACFLYSREAIEMLGLQKRVGILKLSCTWPLPVKLLKKYLCLTDKIMVVEEVLPFLEENIKVAAMGMLKDTGIKTFYGKIDKTFPSVGELNPEIVAAALGKIMKIKTKSLPAGYLKEIKKIAPLIPPREQTFCPGCPHRASFWNINTALKLDGREGIVCGDIGCYAMASLWPAIGFNTVRTLHSMGSGTGLASGFAKLEAFGLDKPVMAVCGDSTFYHAVIPALINARHNKADITFIVMDNAGTAMTGFQPHPGINESAIGEPLPSVEIAVICEAIGAKVAVSDPFDLEATSKILTSFMAERGSLKVLILKQACALSPEKKGKKRYQMKVSEELCLGDNCGCNRLCTRIFRCPALTWDRVKKKAAVDEVICAGCGVCYSICPQKAITRTEAAG, via the coding sequence ATGAACAAATTATTGTCACCGGCCAAAACAGAAGTTTTATTCATGGGCAATGAAGCAATCGCGCGCGGCGCGCTGGAGGCCGGCGTTAGTGTTGTCTCCGGTTATCCCGGTACGCCTTCTTCGGAAGTCATTGAGCGCCTGTCGGAGGTCGCCCGTGAAAGAAACCTCTATGTGGAATGGTCAACCAATGAAAAGGTTGCGCTGGAAGTAGCCGCCGCCGCATCTTTCTCCGGTTTACGTTCGATGTGCGTGATGAAGCAAAATGGCGTCAATGTTGCTTCCGATTTTCTTTTGCATCTGTCCTCGTCGGGAACGCGCGGCGGAATAGTTCTGGTCGAATGTGAAGATCCCGGCGCTCTATCAAGTGTCAATGAGGGAGAATCGCGATATTTTGCTCGCATGATCGAAATTCCGCTTTTGGAGCCGGCCAATATTCAGGAAGCCAAGGATTTAACCAGATGGGCATTTGAGTTATCGGAAAAAATCAGAAATGTGGTTATCCTGCGCTCGGTGACACGTATGTCTCACGCCAGCGGTAACGTTATTTGCGGCAGACTGCCGGAAAAAACCAGAACAGCCCTTTTTATTTCCGACGGATCATTTATGGATCCTTTGAAAGGGCCGGTAGTGAGCACACCCGTTGTTATCAAACACAATCTTCAGCAGAAAAAAATACAAAAAGCCGCAGAACTTTTTGAAAAAAGTCCTTTCAATGGATACTCGGGTCCCAAACGTCCGGAGCTTCTGATAATTACCAGCAGCGCCTGTTTCCTTTACAGCAGGGAAGCCATTGAAATGCTGGGCCTGCAGAAACGGGTCGGAATTTTAAAACTCAGTTGCACCTGGCCTCTGCCTGTTAAGCTTTTGAAAAAATATCTGTGCCTGACCGATAAGATTATGGTTGTGGAAGAAGTCCTGCCATTTCTCGAAGAAAATATCAAAGTCGCCGCGATGGGCATGCTCAAAGATACGGGCATCAAAACTTTTTACGGGAAAATAGATAAGACTTTTCCTTCAGTCGGCGAGTTGAATCCCGAAATTGTTGCCGCGGCTCTGGGCAAAATAATGAAGATCAAAACCAAATCATTGCCCGCCGGTTATCTTAAGGAAATAAAAAAAATAGCGCCATTGATTCCACCAAGGGAACAGACGTTTTGTCCGGGGTGTCCGCACCGCGCGTCATTCTGGAATATCAACACGGCGCTGAAACTGGACGGCCGTGAGGGCATTGTTTGCGGAGACATCGGCTGTTACGCGATGGCCTCGCTTTGGCCGGCAATCGGTTTCAATACAGTGCGCACTCTTCATTCCATGGGTTCGGGCACAGGCCTGGCCAGCGGATTTGCCAAACTGGAAGCTTTCGGTTTGGATAAACCAGTCATGGCGGTTTGCGGCGATTCCACTTTTTATCACGCCGTTATTCCGGCGCTGATTAACGCCCGGCATAACAAAGCTGATATAACTTTTATAGTTATGGATAATGCGGGGACGGCTATGACCGGATTCCAGCCGCATCCCGGTATTAATGAGAGCGCCATAGGTGAACCTCTTCCGTCTGTAGAGATTGCCGTAATCTGCGAAGCGATAGGAGCAAAAGTTGCCGTCAGCGATCCTTTCGATCTGGAAGCAACCAGTAAAATTCTGACGTCTTTTATGGCCGAGCGCGGCTCGTTGAAGGTACTCATATTGAAGCAGGCTTGCGCGTTGAGTCCCGAAAAGAAAGGCAAGAAACGATACCAGATGAAAGTTAGTGAAGAACTTTGTCTGGGTGATAATTGCGGTTGCAACCGTTTATGCACGAGAATTTTCCGCTGTCCGGCGTTGACATGGGATCGGGTAAAGAAGAAAGCTGCAGTTGATGAAGTCATCTGCGCGGGATGCGGCGTCTGCTATTCAATCTGTCCGCAAAAAGCGATTACCAGAACGGAGGCGGCGGGATGA
- a CDS encoding indolepyruvate ferredoxin oxidoreductase has protein sequence MKISLTKEPTNIIITGVGGQGNVMASRVLAGMLVNAGFIVTIGETFGMSQRGGSVMSHLRVSSTSVLSPQIPQGKADIVIALEPVEALRVLTKYGNPDVVVLANSRMVYPMGVITGEFNYPSLDEVKSMFSKLAAKSWIIDATSVAVDLGNPVLSNIVMIGALAGASLLPINRQAFEKEITKSLPANKRKINLTAFDAGVKMI, from the coding sequence ATGAAGATATCTTTAACCAAAGAACCGACAAATATTATCATTACCGGTGTTGGCGGGCAGGGCAATGTCATGGCCTCCAGAGTACTCGCCGGAATGCTGGTGAACGCGGGCTTTATCGTCACGATCGGCGAAACCTTCGGCATGTCCCAGCGCGGCGGTTCCGTGATGAGTCATTTGCGCGTGTCATCAACTTCCGTTTTAAGTCCGCAGATTCCGCAGGGCAAAGCGGACATTGTCATTGCACTGGAGCCCGTCGAAGCGCTCAGAGTGCTCACTAAATACGGCAATCCTGATGTCGTGGTTCTGGCTAATTCGCGCATGGTTTATCCTATGGGCGTCATCACCGGTGAGTTTAATTATCCTTCTCTTGATGAAGTTAAATCAATGTTTTCAAAACTGGCGGCAAAAAGCTGGATTATTGACGCTACATCCGTGGCGGTTGATTTGGGCAATCCCGTCTTGAGTAATATCGTTATGATCGGAGCACTGGCGGGTGCATCATTGCTGCCGATTAACCGTCAAGCTTTTGAAAAAGAAATAACAAAAAGTCTCCCTGCCAATAAACGCAAAATAAATTTAACCGCATTTGACGCCGGCGTTAAGATGATTTAA
- a CDS encoding tail-specific protease, producing the protein MSDRNYKNISVNNHISRRIACGSKSRSYSWKFLLLLVLILILPLSSVAKNITCNRLPLLMKSFLYNHYAIKNLTGDVKTHAIDNMIQRLDPSKTLLYASDLGRLRPYLQNLFASMQTVNCASLNPVYDLLVSRARENEAIVKMIVGPDYRLDETLELDIDVKKRPYVKTTAEKKILLKKVVQFQIENDLLAGIDLAEAKKKQIHRYELQTMRIVERNPEALIMLAAEAFAQSLDPHTSYLSPDNLEDLRIQMQLSLEGIGVVLRSDNGFTIVEELIPGGAAERLGLLKPADKIIAVAQVKEKPVNIIDMDLRDIVKMIRGKKGTPVTLTILRQAERTYRFDTTIIRDKVDIKEQEAKITYESRKVNGRQYRFGIIDLPSFYGDEKGDKSCYEDVRNLLVEARHQHVDGIVLDLSRNGGGLLAEAVRVAGLFLGEGAIVATKNSREQVAIYVNSSAKSETKGKYKVIKFPAGNSREVYTGPLVVLTSRLSASASEIVAGALKDYHRTVIIGSDHTFGKGSVQILTPLPEDLGGMKVTTSLYFLPGGKSTQKTGVEADVRLPIFFTLEDIGETSLDYSLPSQTIAPFLDLYGNSVPLWTKVEQPMLVKLSARSKDRVAKDAKFAEIIKNNKEAAGKKGIIRLADLRKEVEKEGGGKEKKTPTELKQKARDQYAPFVNESVNVLFDMVMLSSVQSVPRNLGAPAGR; encoded by the coding sequence ATGTCCGATAGAAATTATAAAAATATCTCCGTAAACAATCACATCAGCCGCAGAATAGCTTGCGGTAGCAAAAGCAGGTCCTATTCGTGGAAGTTTTTATTGCTTCTGGTGCTGATTTTGATTTTGCCTCTTTCCTCAGTGGCCAAAAATATTACCTGCAACCGCCTGCCCCTGCTGATGAAAAGTTTCCTGTATAATCATTACGCGATAAAGAATTTGACCGGAGATGTTAAAACTCACGCCATCGATAATATGATTCAACGTCTGGATCCCTCTAAAACGTTGTTGTACGCATCCGATTTGGGAAGATTGAGACCATATCTGCAAAATTTGTTCGCCAGTATGCAAACTGTCAATTGCGCTTCACTCAATCCGGTTTACGATTTGCTCGTCTCACGGGCGCGGGAAAATGAGGCTATTGTCAAAATGATTGTTGGTCCAGACTACCGCCTTGATGAAACTTTGGAGTTGGACATCGACGTGAAAAAGCGACCCTATGTGAAGACGACGGCAGAAAAGAAAATACTGCTGAAAAAAGTGGTACAATTCCAGATCGAAAACGATCTGCTGGCGGGTATCGATTTGGCCGAAGCCAAGAAAAAACAGATTCATCGTTATGAACTGCAGACTATGAGAATAGTCGAGCGTAATCCCGAAGCGCTAATTATGCTCGCCGCTGAGGCTTTCGCTCAATCCTTAGATCCGCATACGAGCTATTTATCTCCTGACAACCTTGAAGATCTCCGGATTCAAATGCAACTTTCCCTGGAAGGGATTGGAGTTGTCCTCAGAAGCGACAACGGTTTTACCATCGTTGAGGAATTGATCCCCGGTGGAGCCGCTGAACGCTTAGGTCTGCTGAAGCCTGCGGATAAAATCATTGCCGTGGCTCAGGTAAAAGAAAAACCAGTTAATATTATTGATATGGACCTGCGCGATATTGTCAAGATGATTCGCGGCAAAAAAGGTACACCGGTAACCCTGACAATTCTAAGACAAGCAGAACGCACATACCGCTTCGACACCACCATCATACGTGACAAAGTCGATATCAAGGAGCAGGAAGCTAAAATTACCTACGAGTCTCGAAAGGTGAACGGAAGGCAGTACCGGTTTGGCATTATCGACCTTCCGTCTTTTTACGGCGACGAGAAAGGCGACAAGTCCTGCTATGAAGATGTGAGAAACCTTCTTGTTGAGGCCCGGCATCAGCACGTCGACGGCATTGTGCTGGACCTGTCACGTAACGGAGGAGGACTACTCGCTGAAGCAGTGCGTGTTGCCGGTCTTTTTCTTGGCGAGGGTGCAATCGTGGCAACCAAAAACAGTCGCGAACAAGTCGCGATTTATGTCAATAGTTCAGCCAAATCGGAAACAAAAGGTAAATATAAAGTTATTAAGTTCCCTGCCGGGAATTCCCGCGAGGTATACACGGGCCCCCTGGTCGTGTTGACGAGCCGTTTAAGTGCCTCGGCCAGCGAGATCGTGGCGGGCGCCTTAAAAGACTACCATCGCACGGTTATAATTGGTTCTGACCACACCTTCGGTAAGGGATCCGTGCAGATACTTACGCCACTACCTGAAGATCTGGGTGGTATGAAAGTGACAACGTCATTGTACTTTCTTCCTGGCGGCAAGTCCACACAAAAGACTGGCGTAGAAGCAGATGTGCGGCTGCCTATCTTTTTCACCCTCGAAGATATTGGTGAAACGTCGCTGGATTACTCTCTTCCCTCCCAAACTATCGCACCCTTCCTGGACTTGTATGGAAATTCCGTGCCGCTGTGGACAAAGGTGGAACAGCCTATGCTAGTGAAGCTGTCAGCAAGGTCTAAGGATCGGGTAGCTAAAGATGCCAAGTTCGCCGAAATCATCAAGAACAACAAAGAGGCCGCCGGAAAGAAAGGCATTATCCGCCTCGCGGACTTGCGCAAAGAAGTGGAGAAGGAAGGCGGCGGCAAGGAAAAGAAGACGCCGACTGAACTTAAACAGAAAGCCCGGGATCAGTATGCTCCCTTCGTGAATGAGAGCGTCAACGTTCTCTTCGATATGGTGATGCTGAGTTCGGTCCAGTCTGTACCCCGTAACTTAGGTGCCCCGGCAGGGCGTTGA
- a CDS encoding MBL fold metallo-hydrolase → MKDIYSAVKVTDNVYWVGAIDWTIRDFHGYTTPHGSTYNAYLVMADDITLIDTVKAPFMGEMLARIKSVVEPSKIKYIVSNHSEMDHSGCLPEVIDLIKPQKVFASATGVKTLKELFHDEHEIMPVKDGETLSLGNMDLTFMETRMIHWPDSMFTYLANDGLLFSQDAFGMHLATLERFADEIPAATLEYEGATYYANIVLPYSAIVLKALEKVAAAGLKIKIIAPDHGPIWRKDLGWIIDLYKKWASQKPTAKAVVVYATMWHSTEKMARAISEALAEAGVKVKLLSMNETHRSEVVYEVLDAGALIVGSPTLNNNILPQMADVMTYLKGLKPANKIGAAFGSYGWSGESVKHLETILKEMKVNIVFESIAVKNAPGDDVLKKCHELGKNIAEELLKRTITN, encoded by the coding sequence ATGAAGGATATTTATTCGGCTGTAAAAGTGACTGATAATGTTTACTGGGTCGGTGCCATCGATTGGACAATCCGCGATTTTCATGGATACACCACGCCGCACGGCAGTACTTATAACGCTTATCTGGTGATGGCGGATGATATTACCTTAATCGATACGGTCAAAGCGCCGTTTATGGGTGAGATGCTGGCCCGTATTAAATCCGTCGTCGAACCTTCCAAAATAAAATATATCGTTTCCAATCATTCCGAAATGGATCATTCCGGCTGTCTGCCCGAAGTAATTGATTTAATCAAACCTCAAAAGGTTTTCGCTTCGGCAACTGGCGTAAAAACTTTGAAAGAATTGTTTCATGATGAACATGAAATCATGCCCGTCAAGGATGGAGAAACTCTCAGCCTTGGCAATATGGACCTGACTTTCATGGAAACACGCATGATTCACTGGCCGGACAGCATGTTTACATATCTGGCCAATGATGGACTTTTGTTTTCGCAGGACGCTTTCGGCATGCATCTGGCAACGCTGGAGCGCTTTGCCGATGAAATTCCGGCAGCAACTCTGGAATATGAAGGGGCGACCTACTACGCCAATATCGTTCTGCCTTATTCGGCAATTGTTCTGAAGGCTTTGGAAAAGGTTGCGGCAGCGGGGCTAAAAATCAAAATTATTGCTCCCGATCACGGACCGATTTGGCGCAAAGATCTTGGCTGGATAATTGATCTTTATAAAAAATGGGCTTCGCAAAAACCTACGGCCAAAGCGGTTGTGGTTTATGCGACGATGTGGCATTCCACCGAGAAAATGGCTCGTGCCATCAGCGAGGCTTTGGCGGAGGCGGGCGTGAAGGTAAAACTTCTGTCCATGAATGAAACTCACCGCAGTGAAGTAGTTTATGAAGTACTTGACGCCGGTGCGCTGATTGTCGGTTCGCCGACGCTCAACAACAATATTCTGCCGCAGATGGCGGATGTGATGACTTATCTGAAGGGATTGAAACCGGCAAATAAGATCGGCGCGGCTTTCGGCTCATACGGATGGAGCGGAGAATCAGTGAAACATTTGGAGACAATACTCAAGGAAATGAAGGTGAATATTGTTTTTGAATCAATTGCGGTGAAGAACGCTCCCGGAGACGATGTCCTGAAGAAGTGTCATGAGTTGGGGAAAAATATTGCAGAGGAACTGCTAAAAAGAACGATTACCAATTAA
- a CDS encoding rubredoxin, producing MEKYVCGVCGYVYDPAKGDNDGGIAPGTPFEELPDDWTCPVCGAAKSEFSPE from the coding sequence ATGGAAAAATATGTTTGCGGTGTATGTGGTTATGTTTACGATCCGGCAAAGGGAGATAATGATGGTGGGATTGCTCCGGGAACTCCATTTGAAGAATTACCCGATGATTGGACTTGTCCGGTGTGCGGGGCGGCGAAGAGTGAATTCTCTCCGGAATAA
- a CDS encoding rubrerythrin, with protein MDKIQDALNQAYTGEAKAALRLKVYAQKAEDEGYKQMAKLFRVIAFSEEIHGARALRVLKEIKSTEENLAASFESEKQVAEVAYDKFVKLAEEEGNKEAVLHFSQSKDVEETHAKLYKEAMSHYMEERETTYYVCKVCGYVADGVLPDECPVCGAKAKMFVSFDK; from the coding sequence ATGGATAAAATTCAGGATGCTTTAAATCAGGCGTATACAGGTGAAGCAAAGGCCGCACTTAGGCTCAAGGTTTACGCGCAGAAAGCGGAAGATGAAGGCTACAAGCAAATGGCAAAGCTTTTCCGAGTTATAGCTTTTTCGGAAGAGATTCACGGCGCGAGAGCTTTGAGGGTGCTTAAGGAAATAAAAAGCACGGAAGAGAATCTGGCCGCCAGCTTCGAATCGGAAAAACAGGTTGCCGAAGTTGCTTATGACAAGTTTGTCAAACTGGCGGAGGAAGAGGGCAATAAGGAGGCTGTGCTGCATTTCAGCCAGAGCAAGGATGTGGAGGAAACTCACGCCAAGCTTTATAAAGAGGCAATGTCGCACTACATGGAAGAAAGGGAAACGACTTACTACGTCTGTAAAGTATGCGGCTATGTCGCCGACGGCGTTCTGCCTGATGAATGTCCCGTTTGCGGCGCGAAGGCGAAGATGTTTGTGTCCTTTGATAAATAG
- a CDS encoding MipA/OmpV family protein, translating to MRIRYRVIIALLLLSFLLPVSAICEEKPLEKPPGKPLWELGVGLGLLQMPDYRGSDENRLYLLPYPYLVYRGDFLKVDEQRITGQIFKTDRILLDFSGFGAVPVKSSDNSARNGMEDLDATFELGPALKIKLWESKEDKFKLSLSLPVRAFFSTDFSSVRREGWVFSPRINFVKDDLIPETGLNLGISVGPMFADSGYHAYYYTVEPAYATPARPAYSAGGGYSGSTLTVGLGKSYKQFNFNAFVSTDFLQGASFEDSPLVKRETSIMSGVSVSWVFFKSAKTVNVEK from the coding sequence ATGCGCATTCGTTACAGGGTAATAATTGCTTTATTGCTTTTGAGTTTTTTATTGCCCGTCAGTGCAATTTGCGAAGAAAAACCTCTCGAGAAGCCGCCAGGTAAGCCTTTGTGGGAATTAGGTGTAGGTTTGGGGCTGCTCCAGATGCCAGATTACCGGGGCTCGGATGAAAACAGGCTGTATCTGCTGCCCTATCCTTATCTCGTTTATCGCGGCGACTTTTTAAAAGTAGACGAACAGCGCATAACCGGACAGATTTTTAAAACAGATCGGATTTTGCTGGATTTTAGCGGCTTTGGCGCTGTGCCGGTAAAGAGTTCCGATAACTCCGCCCGCAACGGAATGGAGGATTTGGATGCAACTTTTGAATTAGGACCGGCCTTAAAGATTAAACTTTGGGAAAGCAAAGAAGATAAGTTTAAATTAAGTTTGTCCTTGCCGGTGCGAGCTTTTTTTTCCACTGATTTTTCTTCCGTGCGTCGCGAGGGGTGGGTATTCAGTCCGCGAATTAATTTTGTAAAAGATGATTTAATCCCCGAAACCGGTTTAAATCTGGGAATATCCGTAGGTCCCATGTTTGCCGATAGCGGTTATCATGCATATTACTACACCGTGGAACCGGCTTACGCGACACCAGCGCGTCCCGCGTATTCGGCCGGTGGCGGATACAGCGGTTCAACGCTCACCGTTGGTTTGGGTAAATCTTATAAACAATTCAATTTTAATGCCTTTGTCAGCACTGATTTTCTTCAGGGAGCGTCTTTTGAAGACAGTCCTTTGGTAAAAAGGGAAACTTCCATCATGAGCGGTGTCAGTGTTTCCTGGGTTTTCTTCAAATCGGCAAAAACTGTTAATGTGGAAAAGTGA
- a CDS encoding phage holin family protein: protein MIVIITRWLIITVAILLASQFVPGIKVDSLSTAVIAACVLGLINVFIRPVVVLLTLPLSILTLGLFYFFINAFLLKLVAYFVSGFEVSSFFAAFFGSLIISVVNWLANSFIITHKIDKPDDPDYIDLKKGDDGKWR, encoded by the coding sequence ATGATAGTTATAATAACAAGGTGGTTAATCATAACGGTGGCAATTCTGCTTGCTTCGCAATTTGTTCCGGGCATCAAAGTTGATTCTCTTTCAACGGCGGTTATTGCCGCCTGTGTTTTGGGTCTGATCAATGTTTTTATCAGACCGGTTGTAGTTCTTCTGACTCTGCCTTTGAGCATTCTGACGCTGGGATTGTTTTATTTTTTCATCAACGCTTTTTTGCTGAAACTGGTTGCTTATTTTGTGTCGGGATTTGAAGTATCCAGTTTTTTCGCTGCATTTTTCGGTTCACTGATCATCAGTGTGGTCAATTGGCTGGCCAATTCCTTTATCATCACTCATAAAATAGATAAGCCGGATGATCCTGACTATATTGACTTGAAAAAAGGGGACGACGGCAAATGGCGGTAG
- a CDS encoding DNA mismatch repair protein MutS, which produces MAVDATLDLTPAMKQYVKIKENHPDCILLYRMGDFYEMFFEDAVTAAPVLEITLTSRNKGKEDSVPLCGFPYHAASAYITKLVEKGFKVAICEQVEDPKKAKGIVKREVIRVITPGLVLDEENLSAGENNYLACLCAHKDTLGLAFLDISTGEFQISEFTDREFFFTAIAGLDFKELILPRDFPDKILLKTLETQMPELRINYLEDDCFQTAMVQNTLNQIFPAEVLMSSRIKEYPAAMIASGAILSYVNQTQKINPQHISEIKWYSTENFLLLDDTARRNLELFATIQDNSKAGSLFSLFNETLTPMGTRRLRWWMNYPLVDTERIKTRLAAVAELKDDHSLRANLRKILSRIYDMERLAGRVSLRVANPRDLVALKVSLMAIPELKAMLRDCTSPAIAAIRSRFTEMSAVVELISRAIIDDPPPKTQDGGFIAIGYDEELDKLRFISRDGKKWIAGLEAEERKKTGINSLKIGFNNVFGYYIEVTKANATLVPDSYIRKQTLVNAERYINQELKEFEQTVLNAEEKIREREQELFIALRDSLDQYIADIQNNSSLVAELDALSALSEVAEKHHYTCPEINEDDTIDIKDGRHPVVEVALTKEGFVPNDCLMDLQSNKLLVITGPNMAGKSTYIRQVALIVLLAQMGSFVPAARAKIGIVDKIFTRIGASDSLIKGQSTFMVEMTETAEILKNATSRSLVIIDEVGRGTSTFDGLSIAWAVAEYIHDFQGRGVRSLFATHYHQLTDLTVTKSGAKNYNIAVKEWGEKIIFLRKIMEGGTSRSYGIEVARIAGVPKEVIARAKEILRNLEKGEFDEIGMPRIVRGTREGKNASPQLNLFARKESAIARENKNEEIVTELKTLDIHSMSPLEALNKLNELKNKISD; this is translated from the coding sequence ATGGCGGTAGACGCGACACTCGATTTAACTCCGGCGATGAAGCAGTACGTAAAAATCAAGGAAAATCATCCCGATTGTATTTTGCTTTATCGTATGGGTGATTTCTACGAAATGTTTTTTGAAGACGCGGTGACTGCCGCGCCTGTTCTGGAAATCACTCTTACCTCGCGCAATAAAGGCAAAGAAGACAGCGTGCCGCTTTGCGGCTTTCCCTACCATGCCGCTTCCGCCTATATTACCAAACTTGTGGAAAAGGGCTTCAAGGTGGCGATATGCGAGCAGGTTGAAGACCCGAAAAAAGCAAAGGGAATTGTTAAAAGAGAAGTAATCCGGGTTATCACTCCCGGGCTTGTTCTGGATGAAGAAAATCTTTCTGCGGGTGAAAATAATTATCTGGCCTGCTTGTGTGCACACAAGGATACACTGGGTCTGGCTTTTCTGGATATTTCCACGGGAGAATTCCAAATCAGCGAATTTACCGACCGCGAATTTTTCTTCACCGCTATCGCCGGGTTGGATTTTAAGGAATTAATTCTTCCGCGTGATTTCCCTGATAAGATTTTGTTAAAAACGCTGGAGACGCAAATGCCCGAGCTCCGGATTAATTATCTGGAGGATGATTGTTTTCAAACCGCGATGGTTCAGAATACTCTGAATCAGATTTTCCCCGCCGAAGTTTTGATGAGTTCCAGAATAAAAGAATATCCGGCTGCAATGATCGCATCCGGCGCGATTTTAAGCTACGTCAACCAGACGCAAAAAATCAATCCTCAGCATATAAGCGAAATCAAATGGTACTCTACGGAAAATTTTCTCCTGCTGGATGATACCGCCCGCCGTAATCTTGAGCTGTTCGCGACAATTCAGGACAACTCTAAAGCAGGCTCTCTTTTTTCACTTTTTAATGAAACGCTGACGCCGATGGGAACCCGCCGCCTGCGCTGGTGGATGAACTATCCGCTGGTGGATACAGAAAGAATCAAAACAAGGTTGGCTGCAGTTGCCGAACTCAAGGACGATCACAGCCTGCGGGCAAATCTGCGTAAAATATTATCACGCATTTATGACATGGAAAGGCTGGCCGGCAGGGTTTCTTTACGGGTGGCTAATCCCCGCGATTTGGTCGCACTGAAAGTTTCTCTTATGGCGATACCTGAGCTCAAAGCAATGCTTAGGGATTGCACCTCTCCTGCGATTGCTGCGATCCGTTCCCGGTTTACGGAAATGTCCGCGGTCGTTGAGTTGATTTCGCGGGCGATTATTGACGATCCGCCGCCCAAAACTCAGGATGGCGGTTTTATTGCTATCGGTTATGATGAAGAACTGGACAAATTGAGATTTATAAGCCGCGACGGTAAAAAATGGATAGCCGGCCTGGAAGCCGAGGAGCGGAAGAAAACAGGAATCAACTCTCTGAAGATCGGTTTCAATAACGTTTTCGGCTACTATATCGAAGTGACCAAAGCCAATGCCACACTGGTTCCAGATTCCTACATCAGAAAACAGACGCTGGTTAACGCCGAGCGTTATATCAATCAGGAGTTGAAGGAATTTGAGCAAACTGTTCTTAATGCGGAAGAAAAAATCAGGGAAAGAGAACAGGAACTGTTTATTGCCCTGCGCGACAGTCTTGACCAGTATATCGCCGACATTCAAAATAATTCATCTCTCGTTGCCGAGCTTGATGCTTTGTCCGCTCTGTCCGAAGTTGCCGAAAAACATCATTACACTTGTCCGGAAATAAATGAAGACGATACCATCGATATAAAAGATGGACGCCACCCTGTCGTGGAGGTGGCATTGACCAAAGAAGGCTTTGTACCGAACGATTGTTTGATGGATTTACAAAGCAATAAACTGCTTGTTATTACCGGCCCGAACATGGCGGGCAAATCCACTTACATCAGGCAGGTGGCTTTGATTGTTCTTCTGGCACAAATGGGAAGTTTCGTGCCGGCGGCCAGGGCTAAAATAGGTATTGTTGATAAAATATTCACCCGCATCGGTGCGTCCGACAGTTTGATTAAAGGTCAGAGCACCTTCATGGTGGAGATGACGGAAACAGCCGAAATTTTAAAAAATGCGACATCACGTTCTTTGGTTATAATTGATGAAGTGGGACGCGGCACTTCCACTTTTGATGGATTGAGCATTGCCTGGGCGGTTGCCGAATACATACATGATTTTCAAGGAAGGGGCGTTCGATCGCTTTTTGCCACTCACTATCATCAATTGACGGATCTGACGGTAACAAAATCAGGGGCAAAAAATTATAATATCGCGGTTAAGGAATGGGGAGAAAAAATAATTTTCCTGCGCAAGATCATGGAGGGTGGAACCAGCCGCAGTTACGGCATCGAAGTGGCGCGCATTGCCGGCGTGCCCAAAGAAGTAATTGCCCGAGCCAAAGAAATATTGCGCAATCTGGAAAAAGGAGAATTTGACGAAATCGGCATGCCCCGCATAGTCCGGGGAACCCGCGAAGGTAAAAATGCAAGTCCCCAGTTGAATCTTTTTGCGAGAAAAGAAAGCGCGATTGCGCGGGAAAATAAAAATGAAGAGATTGTTACTGAACTTAAAACTCTTGATATTCATTCCATGTCGCCGCTGGAAGCACTCAATAAATTGAACGAGCTGAAAAATAAAATATCTGATTAA